From the genome of Vicia villosa cultivar HV-30 ecotype Madison, WI linkage group LG2, Vvil1.0, whole genome shotgun sequence, one region includes:
- the LOC131653841 gene encoding uncharacterized protein LOC131653841 isoform X1 produces the protein MFWKLASLSASSPVEAILDKDNFTLEELLDEEEVIQECKALNSRLINFLRDPAQVEQLLRYIIEEPPQDAESKRTFKFPFIACEIFTCEIDVILKTLVDEEELMNLLFSFLEPNRSHSALLAGYFSKVVVCLMIRKTVSLMNYVQAHQNVFRQLVDLIGITSIMEVLVRLVGADDHVYPNFIDVMQWLAESNLLEMIVDKLSPSCPAEVNANAAETLCTITRNASSTLAIKLSSPSFVARILGYALEDSQSKSTLVNSLSVCISLLDPKRSNVPSPLFHSFRSQHMYEPHIPVNPETISAMLPKLSDLLMLLNVSSDEKVLPTTYGELRPPLGKHRLKIVEFIAVLLKTGNEAAEKEMVNSGTIQRVIDLFFEYPYNNSLHHHVESIVLSCLESKTDAIVNHLLRDCDLIGRVIQADKHSVLSSERNLPTVPATGKQAPRAGNIGHITRIVNKLVHLTHSRSNILTCLQENSEWNEWQATVLQNRNVVENVNRWACGRPTALQDRMRDSDDDDIHDRDYDVAALANNLSQAFRYKLYGNEDNEEERGSHDRDDEDVYFDDDSAQVVISSLRLGDEQGSSLFTNSNWFAFQDDRIGDANGGTTSSDMMDEINLNGAANGGNNSDDEVVVGEDEELDESKNTMNDTSSSSTNFFGGLPGSNSGNGGASNDTGFFRFEASDKEECFGDRPLPDWVGWGEPSDMQVTGASMNPFVDHDESGSNPSTKPQIGSPNSNSPKSESVSSNGSPNSSPNSKDLIDGVGDSTQRSAAVPSLFEEDVEFVGVELEGTEKAMEQALKEGIVGEAGPLKRNMSPKAAEKENSEDGNPGMKEFNDANYWRVDQEVAVLE, from the exons ATGTTTTGGAAACTCGCATCTCTTTCTGCTTCCTCTCCC GTGGAGGCTATATTAGACAAGGATAATTTCACTTTAGAAGAGCTTCTAGATGAGGAGGAAGTAATCCAAGAATGCAAGGCCTTGAACAGTCGTCTTATCAATTT TTTGAGAGATCCAGCTCAGGTTGAGCAATTGCTACGCTACATTATCGAAGAACCACCTCAGGATGCCGAAAGCAAACGGACCTTCAA GTTTCCATTCATTGCCTGCGAGATTTTTACATGTGAAATTGATGTCATCTTGAAGACTTTGGTGGATGAAGAAGAG CTGATGAACTTATTATTCTCCTTTTTGGAGCCGAATCGTTCCCATAGTGCCTTATTGGCTGGCTACTTTAGCAAG GTTGTTGTCTGCCTAATGATTCGAAAGACAGTGTCACTTATGAATTATGTTCAG GCCCATCAGAATGTTTTTCGCCAATTGGTTGATTTGATTGGAATCACATCCATTATGGAG GTTTTGGTTCGATTAGTAGGTGCCGATGACCATGTGTATCCCAATTTTATTGATGTGATGCAATGGTTGGCCGAGAGCAACCTGCTCGAAATGATTGTTGATAAATTAAGTCCATCT TGTCCCGCTGAAGTTAATGCCAATGCAGCTGAAACATTATGCACAATAACACGAAATGCTTCATCTACTCTGGCAATTAAATTATCAAGCCCAAG TTTTGTCGCAAGAATTTTGGGTTATGCATTGGAAGATTCACAATCAAAGTCTACCCTTGTGAACTCACTTTCTGTGTGTATTTCTTTGTTGGACCCGAAAAGATCTAATGTACCATCTCCCCTTTTTCATTCATTCCGAAGTCAACACATGTATGAGCCACATATTCCTGTAAATCCAGAGACTATTAGTGCAATGCTCCCTAAACTCA GTGACTTGCTAATGCTTTTGAATGTGTCGTCCGATGAGAAAGTATTGCCTACAACATATGGAGAATTGAGACCTCCACTTGGGAAGCATAGATTAAAG ATTGTCGAGTTCATTGCAGTCCTCTTAAAAACCGGAAATGAGGCTGCAGAAAAAGAAATGGTCAACTCAGGAACCATTCAACGAGTTATTGATCTTTTTTTCGA GTATCCATATAATAATTCATTACACCATCATGTTGAAAGTATTGTATTATCATGTTTGGAGAGTAAAACTGATGCCATTGTTAATCATCTTCTGCGAGATTGTGATTTAATTGGAAGGGTTATCCAAGCAGATAAACATTCTGTTCTCTCTTCCGAAAGAAATCTG CCAACTGTACCTGCTACTGGAAAACAGGCACCACGGGCAGGAAACATTGGCCATATTACTCGAATTGTTAACAAACTTGTTCACTTGACACACAGCCGAAGCAACATACTGACATGTCTTCAG GAGAATAGTGAATGGAATGAATGGCAAGCTACTGTGCTTCAGAACCGTAATGTGGTTGAGAATGTTAACCGTTGGGCTTGTGG ACGCCCGACTGCTTTACAAGATAGGATGAGGGATAGTGATGACGACGACATTCATGACAGGGACTATGATGTTGCAGCTTTAGCTAATAATTTGAGTCAGGCCTTTAGATATAAACTTTATGGGAACGAAGATAATGAAGAG GAACGTGGAAGCCATGATCGAGATGATGAG GATGTCTACTTTGATGACGATTCTGCCCAAGTAGTCATATCGTCTCTGAGACTCGGTGACGAACAAGGGAG TAGCCTGTTTACAAACTCCAACTGGTTTGCATTCCAAGACGACAGAATTGGTGATGCCAATGGAGGCACAACATCATCTGATATGATGGATGAGATAAACTTGAATGGTGCTGCTAATGGTGGTAACAACAGTGACGATGAGGTAGTTGTTGGAGAGGATGAAGAATTGGATGAAAGCAAAAATACTATGAATGACACATCTAGCTCTAGCACAAACTTCTTCGGTGGATTACCAGGTAGCAATTCCGGGAATGGAGGTGCTTCAAATGATACGGGTTTCTTCAGATTTGAGGCATCAGACAAGGAAGAGTGTTTTGGTGACAGGCCTTTGCCAGATTGGGTGGGATGGGGAGAACCTTCAGATATGCAAGTTACCGGCGCAAGCATGAATCCATTTGTGGACCATGATGAGTCTGGTAGCAATCCTTCTACTAAGCCTCAAATAGGTAGCCCTAATTCTAATTCTCCAAAGTCAGAATCTGTTTCTTCGAATGGTTCACCAAATAGTTCGCCAAATAGTAAAGATTTGATTGATGGGGTTGGCGACTCAACTCAAAGATCCGCAGCAGTGCCCTCACTATTTGAGGAGGATGTTGAATTTGTAGGTGTAGAATTAGAAGGTACTGAGAAGGCTATGGAACAGGCTCTTAAAGAGGGGATAGTTGGGGAAGCAGGACCGTTGAAAAGAAACATGTCCCCAAAAGCGGCAGAAAAGGAAAATTCCGAGGATGGTAATCCTGGAATGAAGGAATTCAACGATGCCAATTACTGGAGGGTTGATCAAGAGGTTGCTGTTCTGGAGTGA
- the LOC131653841 gene encoding uncharacterized protein LOC131653841 isoform X2, translating into MFWKLASLSASSPVEAILDKDNFTLEELLDEEEVIQECKALNSRLINFLRDPAQVEQLLRYIIEEPPQDAESKRTFKFPFIACEIFTCEIDVILKTLVDEEELMNLLFSFLEPNRSHSALLAGYFSKVVVCLMIRKTVSLMNYVQAHQNVFRQLVDLIGITSIMEVLVRLVGADDHVYPNFIDVMQWLAESNLLEMIVDKLSPSCPAEVNANAAETLCTITRNASSTLAIKLSSPSFVARILGYALEDSQSKSTLVNSLSVCISLLDPKRSNVPSPLFHSFRSQHMYEPHIPVNPETISAMLPKLSDLLMLLNVSSDEKVLPTTYGELRPPLGKHRLKIVEFIAVLLKTGNEAAEKEMVNSGTIQRVIDLFFEYPYNNSLHHHVESIVLSCLESKTDAIVNHLLRDCDLIGRVIQADKHSVLSSERNLPTVPATGKQAPRAGNIGHITRIVNKLVHLTHSRSNILTCLQENSEWNEWQATVLQNRNVVENVNRWACGRPTALQDRMRDSDDDDIHDRDYDVAALANNLSQAFRYKLYGNEDNEEERGSHDRDDEDVYFDDDSAQVVISSLRLGDEQGSLFTNSNWFAFQDDRIGDANGGTTSSDMMDEINLNGAANGGNNSDDEVVVGEDEELDESKNTMNDTSSSSTNFFGGLPGSNSGNGGASNDTGFFRFEASDKEECFGDRPLPDWVGWGEPSDMQVTGASMNPFVDHDESGSNPSTKPQIGSPNSNSPKSESVSSNGSPNSSPNSKDLIDGVGDSTQRSAAVPSLFEEDVEFVGVELEGTEKAMEQALKEGIVGEAGPLKRNMSPKAAEKENSEDGNPGMKEFNDANYWRVDQEVAVLE; encoded by the exons ATGTTTTGGAAACTCGCATCTCTTTCTGCTTCCTCTCCC GTGGAGGCTATATTAGACAAGGATAATTTCACTTTAGAAGAGCTTCTAGATGAGGAGGAAGTAATCCAAGAATGCAAGGCCTTGAACAGTCGTCTTATCAATTT TTTGAGAGATCCAGCTCAGGTTGAGCAATTGCTACGCTACATTATCGAAGAACCACCTCAGGATGCCGAAAGCAAACGGACCTTCAA GTTTCCATTCATTGCCTGCGAGATTTTTACATGTGAAATTGATGTCATCTTGAAGACTTTGGTGGATGAAGAAGAG CTGATGAACTTATTATTCTCCTTTTTGGAGCCGAATCGTTCCCATAGTGCCTTATTGGCTGGCTACTTTAGCAAG GTTGTTGTCTGCCTAATGATTCGAAAGACAGTGTCACTTATGAATTATGTTCAG GCCCATCAGAATGTTTTTCGCCAATTGGTTGATTTGATTGGAATCACATCCATTATGGAG GTTTTGGTTCGATTAGTAGGTGCCGATGACCATGTGTATCCCAATTTTATTGATGTGATGCAATGGTTGGCCGAGAGCAACCTGCTCGAAATGATTGTTGATAAATTAAGTCCATCT TGTCCCGCTGAAGTTAATGCCAATGCAGCTGAAACATTATGCACAATAACACGAAATGCTTCATCTACTCTGGCAATTAAATTATCAAGCCCAAG TTTTGTCGCAAGAATTTTGGGTTATGCATTGGAAGATTCACAATCAAAGTCTACCCTTGTGAACTCACTTTCTGTGTGTATTTCTTTGTTGGACCCGAAAAGATCTAATGTACCATCTCCCCTTTTTCATTCATTCCGAAGTCAACACATGTATGAGCCACATATTCCTGTAAATCCAGAGACTATTAGTGCAATGCTCCCTAAACTCA GTGACTTGCTAATGCTTTTGAATGTGTCGTCCGATGAGAAAGTATTGCCTACAACATATGGAGAATTGAGACCTCCACTTGGGAAGCATAGATTAAAG ATTGTCGAGTTCATTGCAGTCCTCTTAAAAACCGGAAATGAGGCTGCAGAAAAAGAAATGGTCAACTCAGGAACCATTCAACGAGTTATTGATCTTTTTTTCGA GTATCCATATAATAATTCATTACACCATCATGTTGAAAGTATTGTATTATCATGTTTGGAGAGTAAAACTGATGCCATTGTTAATCATCTTCTGCGAGATTGTGATTTAATTGGAAGGGTTATCCAAGCAGATAAACATTCTGTTCTCTCTTCCGAAAGAAATCTG CCAACTGTACCTGCTACTGGAAAACAGGCACCACGGGCAGGAAACATTGGCCATATTACTCGAATTGTTAACAAACTTGTTCACTTGACACACAGCCGAAGCAACATACTGACATGTCTTCAG GAGAATAGTGAATGGAATGAATGGCAAGCTACTGTGCTTCAGAACCGTAATGTGGTTGAGAATGTTAACCGTTGGGCTTGTGG ACGCCCGACTGCTTTACAAGATAGGATGAGGGATAGTGATGACGACGACATTCATGACAGGGACTATGATGTTGCAGCTTTAGCTAATAATTTGAGTCAGGCCTTTAGATATAAACTTTATGGGAACGAAGATAATGAAGAG GAACGTGGAAGCCATGATCGAGATGATGAG GATGTCTACTTTGATGACGATTCTGCCCAAGTAGTCATATCGTCTCTGAGACTCGGTGACGAACAAGGGAG CCTGTTTACAAACTCCAACTGGTTTGCATTCCAAGACGACAGAATTGGTGATGCCAATGGAGGCACAACATCATCTGATATGATGGATGAGATAAACTTGAATGGTGCTGCTAATGGTGGTAACAACAGTGACGATGAGGTAGTTGTTGGAGAGGATGAAGAATTGGATGAAAGCAAAAATACTATGAATGACACATCTAGCTCTAGCACAAACTTCTTCGGTGGATTACCAGGTAGCAATTCCGGGAATGGAGGTGCTTCAAATGATACGGGTTTCTTCAGATTTGAGGCATCAGACAAGGAAGAGTGTTTTGGTGACAGGCCTTTGCCAGATTGGGTGGGATGGGGAGAACCTTCAGATATGCAAGTTACCGGCGCAAGCATGAATCCATTTGTGGACCATGATGAGTCTGGTAGCAATCCTTCTACTAAGCCTCAAATAGGTAGCCCTAATTCTAATTCTCCAAAGTCAGAATCTGTTTCTTCGAATGGTTCACCAAATAGTTCGCCAAATAGTAAAGATTTGATTGATGGGGTTGGCGACTCAACTCAAAGATCCGCAGCAGTGCCCTCACTATTTGAGGAGGATGTTGAATTTGTAGGTGTAGAATTAGAAGGTACTGAGAAGGCTATGGAACAGGCTCTTAAAGAGGGGATAGTTGGGGAAGCAGGACCGTTGAAAAGAAACATGTCCCCAAAAGCGGCAGAAAAGGAAAATTCCGAGGATGGTAATCCTGGAATGAAGGAATTCAACGATGCCAATTACTGGAGGGTTGATCAAGAGGTTGCTGTTCTGGAGTGA